One region of Fragaria vesca subsp. vesca linkage group LG4, FraVesHawaii_1.0, whole genome shotgun sequence genomic DNA includes:
- the LOC101305062 gene encoding probable membrane-associated kinase regulator 1-like yields MGRKKLDQKSHTLPPSPTHSFSSSSSSDFEFTISCSPRKSSTPLCRPADELFYKGQLLPLHLSPRLSMVRTLLLLPSSSSSSSYAASDTTASRDSTGSSSNDSRDSCDSSARPSSVLEEDEFKRLNSRYSSSNDVVVKQVLHSLSSQSQIKKNSKYFSLSRFSSVFKKDPTKQQNRMAVDADHNVDVVSGSNSVKRASNTAKEVLRKYMKKVKPLYEKLSQKQQKMTTAKSAEIRSEKLPSSTEDHELSVKASERNRESTSGGHSHSFSGNLRYPRRRGCVASCPSSMRCSPSHSGVLSRTSQPGSGSGSSTSKAAATTSYTMVDRSSMEELQSAIQGAIAHCKNSLVQNKTMFSNEI; encoded by the coding sequence ATGGGGAGGAAGAAGCTAGACCAGAAATCCCACACCCTCCCGCCGTCGCCAACTCACTCTTTCTCTTCCTCTTCCTCGTCCGACTTCGAGTTCACCATCTCCTGCTCGCCTCGCAAATCCTCCACCCCGCTCTGCCGCCCCGCCGACGAGCTCTTCTACAAGGGCCAGCTCCTCCCTCTCCACCTCTCCCCTCGCCTCTCCATGGTCCGCACTCTCCTCCTCCTTCCGTCCTCGTCTTCCTCTTCTTCCTACGCTGCCTCCGACACCACCGCCTCACGTGACTCCACCGGCAGCAGCTCCAACGACTCACGTGACTCGTGCGACTCCTCCGCCAGGCCTAGCTCCGTCCTCGAGGAGGATGAGTTCAAGCGCCTCAACAGCAGGTACTCATCATCCAACGACGTCGTGGTCAAGCAAGTTCTTCATAGCTTGAGTTCACAGTCGCAGATCAAGAAGAACAGCAAGTACTTCTCTCTGTCGAGATTCTCTTCTGTGTTCAAGAAGGATCCGACTAAACAACAGAACAGAATGGCCGTCGACGCGGACCACAACGTTGACGTCGTCTCCGGATCTAACTCCGTCAAGCGAGCCAGCAACACCGCCAAGGAAGTTCTCAGAAAGTACATGAAGAAGGTCAAGCCACTGTACGAGAAGCTCTCCCAAAAACAACAGAAAATGACGACGGCGAAGTCGGCAGAGATTAGATCCGAGAAACTCCCGAGTAGTACGGAGGATCACGAGTTATCGGTGAAGGCCAGCGAGAGAAATAGAGAGAGCACCAGTGGAGGGCATTCTCATTCCTTCTCGGGTAACCTAAGATACCCGAGAAGGAGAGGCTGCGTTGCGAGCTGCCCATCTTCGATGCGATGCTCGCCCAGCCACTCGGGAGTTCTGTCCCGGACCAGTCAACCAGGTTCGGGATCCGGCTCGAGTACTAGTAAAGCAGCAGCAACGACGTCGTACACGATGGTGGACAGATCATCGATGGAGGAGCTTCAGAGTGCAATTCAAGGCGCAATCGCTCATTGCAAGAACTCTTTGGTTCAGAACAAGACCATGTTCAGCAATGAGATTTGA